CTTCTCCTGGCAATGGTCACAGAAGTAGGCGTTTTCCCCACACAGTTCTTCGGCCTTCACTAAATACTCCAAGGCTTGCTTCACACTGTGAGCCTCATGGATATCCAGTAGGACATCCAGGAATGGGCTAAAGGCATCTGAGGTGCCCTGGCACTGGAGACACCTGACCTGAGATCTCCACGAGCCTCCAAATATCTCGTAGATCGGGGTGCTGTCCTTCGAGGATTCTTCTGAAGGCTTTCTCCCTCGAAGGCAGGCTTCGTGCATGGCATTCAAGGTGAACATCAGAAACTCGTGggcatcttcctgcttctgccggTGGAAGGCACCAGTCAAGATCTTCGAGGGCTGCATGACATCCTTGGAGTGGAGGAGACTCTGATTAACTTGAGCTTCCAGAGCACACATTGTGCAGCTTCCCGGGTGGTGACAGCAGCTCTGAGAGTGCTCCCGGGAGAGCATGTAGTTGGCGAGTGGAGGCGTGTGTGTCAGACACTGCAAGGCTGCATTAAGGTAGCAGCTGTTGCCTGTGTTCAGGAGACCCACACCCACGCCGAGGGGCCTCTCCCAACTCGCACTGTGCTTGCCCCTGGCAGCCAGCTCTGCTGTCCCCTGAGCATTATCCTGGTGGAAGTCTTGGGCCAAAGGAGATGACCAGGCTGAATCTGCAGAACCATAAGAACACGAAGACACTTCAGAATCTACAGCATGGCTTGAGGGCTTGCAACCTGTACCGGCCTTCCAGGGAGACTCAACTTCGGAGAGCCTCTGAGCTGCCTCCATATCTCCAGCTGCCACTTGCAAACACCTGGCTGCAGACTTCTCTGGGAGCAGGTGGATGGATGCTACTCTCTTCTGCCAATCACTCCAAAGGTGCACCTGGCCCAAGTGCTGACGCTTTTGTACCTCAGTCATGTGGCCACACCCACTAAGCCCAGCAGCCACAGCCAATCCCCTACAAGCCTCCAATTGCCAAAGGGCAATTGAGGGTGTGGCTTATGCAAAGCAGCACTAAAATCTGGTCTGTTTGGCGCTCCTTAACCTTTGAGCCTTAGTCTTGGATttcccttgtttaaaaaaaaaaagaaaaaaaattgtgaaaCCACATCAGATAAAGATAGAAAGATAGCAGGAGTAGACCTGCCTGCCATATAAGAGTCTCTTCTGCTGGGCAttgttgcacacacctttaatcccagcacttgccagaaagaggcaggcagatctctatgagttccgaGGCCACCCTGTTCTCCTGATTGAGTTACAGAACGGCCTTCAAAGAAAGATAGAGAAACGCAGTCTCCAGacacaaaaaccaacaaacaaacaaacaaacaaacaaacaaacaaaaagtctttggactttatggctaactagtatggcaaCTAGCAtgaaatgtgtgtgccaccactgcctagcttttgTTGATAATACAGGGCCAAGCTTGGAACACTGATCTTCAGGCTGGCTATGTTTGTCATACCATGAACAAAACATCGCCATCACAAAATCTTTGATTTAATATCTATCCTACCAGCAAAGCCTGTTGGGGCCATGCGGGTTTGAATTTTGGGGAGTGGCCAAACAATGACTGGTCTGACCTGTGGCCTATACCAAGACGAGCCCATGCACCACATTGCATGCAACACAACCGGCAAACAGATAAAtactcacataaataaataaatgtttatataaacGAATAAACAATTTCTAATGAATGATTCTGCTATGTTCACCCATGGCTTCCTATCCtaaccatcatcagagaggcttcccccagcaactgatgggagaagatgcagagacTCACTGCCAGAATTTAGCCAGAGCACAAGGATTCCGGCATAAGAGCAGAAGGAATGATTGTAGGAGGAAGAGGGTTCAAGGACACCACGAGAACTTGCCCCACAAGAATACTTAACAGGGCTCAAAgggtctcacagagactaaagaatTAATCAAAAAGACTGCATGGGTAAGACCTAGTTCATCTGCATATATGTCATAGGTGAACAGCTTTGTGATTTGCTGAAAGCCATAACAGGAGGAATGGGCAAATCTCTGAACATTTTTGCCTGATCTTGAGACCCTTCTCCACCTACTGTATTGGTCATCCAGCATGAATATGAGCATTGGTGCCAAGTCTTATTGTGTCCTCCGATGCCCCATTAGGTTGATATTCCGGGAAGGCCTAATCTcctctgaagagaaatggaggatgaAGGgaacaggggagaggggagatgtaGCAGTAACTGGGAAAagtggaggaagggggaactgaaGTGCGGAAAATACTGTACAAGAGAAAAACCAGTAGCAAGGAATGAAgcaaggaatgaaggaagaacgAAAGGTAGCAGGATTGCAAGGaaggagtgaaggaaggaagaaaggaaggaaggaaggaaggcaggaaggaaggaatgaaggaaggaacgaaggaaggaaggaaggaaggaaggactggaaggaagaaggaaacatgaTTTACTTGAAATGATTTCACCCTCATAACAGAATTTCTATCAGTGAGCTGGCATCTGAATTTTTGAGAACGCCAACTGCCACCCCTGTTAAAGTGaattaagcaagctttatttCCTAGGCTCAGAACTGGATCTACAATATGAGAATTTAGAATACAGTGTTGGTTAATTTACAGGCTCTCTTCTCGAGAACCTTACAAAATGAGATCTTTGTAAAATCATGATTTGGAAAGAGATGTTTATAGAACCTGATAACAGATTAGATTATTTGACAACTAGTGTGGCAGAATGTCACACTAGTCCTTGACAGGACTCTCCATCATCCTGGGGTAGAGTCCTACTGTAGCAAAAAGAACAACTTATTCTGACCTTAAAACAAAATGGCTTTGACACCAATATGGAATAAGTCTGCTCCATCAGGATGCCCTGTTCATTCCAAAGAACTCCCaagtttatttcttcatttggttttcttcattttcttttttcctccgtGCAGACTTGGAAGTGGTAaactagccctgtagaccaggctgtcctggaacatccATAGATCTGCCTGGGTGTACCTCTTGGGTTTAAAGGTGGAGCTTTTCCTGTAAAGTCTGGTATAGAAATCACACCTGAGCTGTCTCATTCTGGTCAATCACGCATCTTCTTTAATCCCTGATGCGCACCAGGGGCTGGAGGCTCCCTGCAAAGGCACACAGACCACACAGTTCCACAGTCTGATTTTCTCCATCCAGTCAAGGCCACTTGATGGTTAATGTCAGGTATTCTCTACAGATTTAGAATTCTCTGACTGAAAAACAAATGTCCTTGAACCTGCAAGGTGTTTGTACTTTGAATGTCCCTCTGAAAATGATAATAATGTTTAAACTACAATCTTTTTTAAAGTGTATATAAGGATGGAGGATTCCTAGCATTTCACCAACCTAGCTGTTCATATTTATATAGGATGTGTAGGGTCAATTCTATCTGTAATTACTGATAATAACATTTTATAGAGCCCTGAGACCACTGCTGTGTAACTGCAGTTAGGGTGCTTAAATCACCCATGATCTGCCTGCCTATTTACATAAACACACTAGATTTCATCTCCTGTTTAAGTAGTGTAACCACATTCCTATTTTTTCAGAATATACAGCATGGCTTCAGCCCTCCAGCCTGTAACGCCTTGCTATGAGACTCACATTCTGAGAGCCTCTGAGCAGTCTCCATATCTCCAGATGACAGTTTCAACCATCTTGCTGCATGCTTCTCTGGGAGTAGGTGGATGGATTCTATTCTCTTCTGCCAAGGAATCCAAGAGATCACATGTCCCAAATGTTGGTGCTTTTATACCTCCCTCCTATGGACACACCTACTAACAACAGAGACTGCCAATTCCCTATATACATCCAATTATAATCGGGAAATTTAGGTTATGGCTCATGCAAAGCAGCACTAAATCTGATCTGTTTGGCGGCAGTTACCCTATAAGTCTTAAACTTGGATTTgcattgtaaagaaaaaaaaacttatgaaACCACATCAGATAAAGAAAGCAGAAGTAGAACTGCCATACAATTCTCTTTGCTGGGTATTTTTCCACTGTCCTTTAATCCCAAttctccggaggcagaggcaggcagatctctatgagttcgaggccacccatTTCTACTTAGCGAGTTCCAGGACCATCATCAAAGCAGTAGAGTaaaaacactgtctccaaaatcaaaccaaaaaaagtacaagataaaaatgaaaatgaaaaagaaaatagagtctCCTTGATATTGTTAATCCCGCCCATAGAATGTAAAGGCTGAGGTCACAAATTGCATTTGGCCGAAGCAAGTAGCCTTCCCTTCTGGGCACAGCATATCAGGTACAGGGGCAGTGCCACCCTCCCACCCACCTATGCCCAAATGAGAGTCTCAGGAAGTCACCTGGAAATTAACTTTCTAGGCTCATTTCAGATGGTAAATTATGGGTGTATTCAGAAGGAATTTTGTCAACATATACAGTTTTCAAGTAGACTACATAAGGAGATAG
The DNA window shown above is from Cricetulus griseus strain 17A/GY chromosome 3, alternate assembly CriGri-PICRH-1.0, whole genome shotgun sequence and carries:
- the LOC113834867 gene encoding ubiquitin carboxyl-terminal hydrolase 17-like protein B, with protein sequence MTEVQKRQHLGQVHLWSDWQKRVASIHLLPEKSAARCLQVAAGDMEAAQRLSEVESPWKAGTGCKPSSHAVDSEVSSCSYGSADSAWSSPLAQDFHQDNAQGTAELAARGKHSASWERPLGVGVGLLNTGNSCYLNAALQCLTHTPPLANYMLSREHSQSCCHHPGSCTMCALEAQVNQSLLHSKDVMQPSKILTGAFHRQKQEDAHEFLMFTLNAMHEACLRGRKPSEESSKDSTPIYEIFGGSWRSQVRCLQCQGTSDAFSPFLDVLLDIHEAHSVKQALEYLVKAEELCGENAYFCDHCQEKTPALKSLAIQGASKVLLLVLNRSSDSAGGKTDRKVRYPESLDLRPYMSQSNRGPLVYALYAVLVHAGATCHSGHYFCYVRAGNGKWYKMDDSTVTRCEVASVLSESAYLLFYVQGTDGRGDSVNRPVGTGNKAHAGKGWQKKHKRRSCVQATEPCREREEAAAQAKSLDQWKVLEENKRPESGLNLQRPGSTPPADGVGIHRGHTAAERQTSELERPKEMRIPCGSRKDSPEELLRTLKSRNSTFSPGVESCYYPD